A stretch of the Planktothricoides raciborskii GIHE-MW2 genome encodes the following:
- a CDS encoding ARC6/PARC6 family protein — MNNEQEEKRKLWKIYGILMGVMVGGAVLILGTQAAWNAIQRHSAKSTEAETSAEPETPSNSSTLPNPPVSSQYNSQPTQPTIPSGLSQQEAVNLINQWLQAKGKIFAPPFDRQLLAQYTHTQGKLYQDIVKLQGPMDWLRSTGSYYTFNQSQIIEVIEFSTSGELPVLKVKISENMVFYNGEQNKRETKASTNSYTYTFRQQQGSWKIEDYQ, encoded by the coding sequence ATGAACAACGAACAAGAAGAAAAGCGTAAACTTTGGAAAATATACGGCATTTTAATGGGCGTAATGGTCGGTGGTGCGGTGTTAATTTTGGGCACCCAAGCCGCTTGGAATGCCATCCAACGGCATTCGGCAAAATCTACAGAAGCAGAAACATCCGCCGAACCAGAAACTCCCTCAAATTCATCGACTTTACCCAACCCTCCGGTCAGTAGCCAATATAATAGTCAGCCGACTCAGCCGACTATTCCTAGTGGTTTAAGTCAGCAAGAAGCAGTGAATTTAATTAATCAATGGTTACAAGCTAAGGGGAAAATTTTTGCTCCCCCGTTCGATCGCCAGCTACTTGCCCAATATACGCATACTCAAGGAAAGCTTTACCAAGATATTGTTAAACTACAAGGGCCTATGGATTGGCTGAGAAGCACAGGTTCTTATTATACTTTTAACCAATCTCAAATTATAGAGGTTATTGAGTTTTCTACTTCGGGTGAATTGCCTGTGTTAAAAGTGAAAATTTCTGAAAATATGGTTTTTTATAATGGCGAACAAAATAAGCGGGAGACCAAAGCTTCTACTAATAGTTATACTTATACTTTTCGTCAACAGCAAGGAAGTTGGAAAATTGAGGATTATCAGTAA